ctgagaagtggtctgtggtcaccacctgcagaatcactccttttttgggggtgtcttgctaattgcctataatttccaccttttgtctattccatttgcacaacagcatgtgaaatttattgtcaatcagtgttgcttcctaagtggacagtttgattttacagaagtgtgattgacttggagttacattgtgttgtttaagtgttcccttaatttttttgagaaGTGTATATTGTTTAAAGTAATTCAACACAGTAATATGAGATCTATGTAAAACACTTACGTTTGGCATTTTAGTGATTTAGCAGATGCTCCAGAGCGgcttacagtaagtgcattcatcttaagatagctaggtgagacaaccacatttcagtcaaatatacaggatatgTAATTGATATACAGCATTTTGTAAAACAAACTCATtttcatacacatctaaaatcGATGAATAAAAACATCTGAGAACAGTaacattttacacacacatgaaggtacccataagaaatcatttctgatgaaaaaacaccAAAATTGGTGGATATAGTGTTTTGAAAATAAGCTGTAAATTATTTCCATATTATGGAAAGTAGCAGCTGTTATATCTGCATTATTTAGTTTTATTGTTCTAAATCGATGGAATATTATATATTAACCCCCTACAAAGATGGGGCTTACTGTGGCCTATATGAATCTACACTGGGGAAGGTTAAGGACGCTCGTTTTGAAGATGAAGAATAAgcaataaaaagtacattatagGGGTCAGAAGGGACCTCACATGGAGAGTTTTGCAATAGCAAGTATTAATCGCCCTGCATTTTCCAGAGCGTGCCTCCAGTCGCACACAGACAATTATTTATAAGAATGATTTACAAACATCAGACAGCAATTTATATCCATCATGTTTGGTTGGGATTTTTAACCTTGTCTGCTCTGCACATGATTTATGTGTAATTTTGTTGCAGTGCAGAGCCCAGGTTTCCACGATTGTTATCAGTATTCAAATTAGTGTGAGTTATTGGATGTGTGTGGTCagaacatgtatttattttccagaCCGCGTGTCCTGATATGTTTTCGAGCATCATTACTTCCAGACAGGTTTTCGTCCCTTGAATATTTCCATTTGGAAGATCTTTATTTGTGCTCAAATCATGAATTACTATACTGCGCTGTAAGATGTGGATCACATtttttatttagcctttatttaactaggatgAAGATATTCTACTGTATGAAAGGTTCTTTGGATTCGAAAACAAACTGTGCAGCCAATCCCAGTCATGATTGTTGAGGTGTAAACTAAAGCATCCAAAACACTGGCTAGTCCTATTCCTCCAGCCCCATGCACCAACTGGGTATCAGAGGTGTTGTCACACCTGGTGAGGTCATGCAGGGAGGCCTAACAACTCCAGAAGATGACACACATATCTTTCGTAATAATGCAATATGTGTGTGGGCCTGGCTCATGGACGGGAGACCCCAAGCAGAAATGTCATGCTGAAATGTGTTTTAAGTTATTcaaccccctccacctcccaaatcgagagagggggagggatgctAACATAAATGCAATCCCAGGGCACTGTGCAAATGTGAGGAGAGAAGGCATCAGCAGCTAGCATTGGGAGGTCATCCATTTTTCATGAgttggaatagcagcaaggcaaatcctttttaaaaaGGGGGAAAACTGACAGATAGATATCCAAGGACACCATATGGTGCTTTTAGAATGAGTTAGTCCAGAGTTTATCTGTATCCTTATAGTCAATCCAAATGACCTTGCGTCTATTCAGATCATTGAGACTATACGCAAATGACCCAGAATCCACTATTCTTAATCTCGACTGGGTTCGTGAAGtattaaataattaaacccatGTCAATAATTACTGAGAGATTAACTATTGTTGAGCTGttccgtgtgcgtgtgcgtgtgcgtgtgtgataaCTATATAAGGAGGAGGACGTGTCCAGAGAACACACCAGCAGCCTATAGGAGCGGCGAGGTCGCCAAAGGAATCAGGAGCTGTCAGAtgaagagctcagagacaggagaggtgatGATGTGAGGTGACCGTATAGGTGATGTGGTGTAGTAAGGTCACTGCACCAAAGGTCATCCATGACAGCCATGGTGACGATCACCACCATGCtcaaaattgaatatttttttagATAAAAGAGAAACGTCATGAGTTTAGATGCAACCACACCATTTGGATTATCTGTCCATGCATACTGTGTAGCCATTACTGTGACAAATCAACAAATCTTTTCTGTGAGAAATATTTATTTGTATCTGCCAAGTAAAAAACATTTAATAACAGTCTGCACCTGACTAAATTTACAGTGGTTTGAAGTGTAGCACAACAGTAATACCATACAGGATTTTGTCAATTTAGAtcttacacacatacactgatTGTTCGTCACTCTACAGAACGACAGTATAGATGTGTAACGGGATGTCCTCATGCCTTCTTCACCCGTTTGCCCTTCTTCACTCTGGCTCCCCTATGGCTCACCACGCCCTGCTCCACTCGCTGGTGGGGCAACTTCCCAGAGCCCCTCCGTTCCATCAGCTCCTCTTTCTCCGCCTGGAACACAGGGAACAACAGAACACCAGACAACAGACACAATTAGGCCCTCATATCCTGAGTTGGGAAATGGAGGGTGTGATGAAATATCCTGTGGTCATTATTCGTTCCCCGGGGGTTGAGGGAGACTGAAACCACAGGGCTCAGGCATTGATGAAATGTTCCTAATAGAGGCCATTCATCTCCATGTGTCACCACAACCCAACGAGCTATCTTCATTCAGACTGCCTCTCTCCATACAAACATCAAGATTTTCAGAAAGATCCACACAAGTTGATCAACAAGCTAAAATCTTCCAGTAATGTCTTTACATCTGTGAGTAGTACCAGTGTCATCCACATTGTTTGATGAGCATCCCTTTCAATGAACATCGCAACCTTACTTCACCAAAACCAATCTGATCATGAGGTCACATGGGACAAAAACAGTGAAAATGTATAGTAGTCAACCTAATATCCAGCACTCTGATTATCCATAGCTGCTGTGTTTTAATTGGAGATGTTTGGATAATATGCTACTTAGTGTGACTTTTATTTTCACACATTTGTCATTAATATCTCCCAATCTGCCAATTTGTCAAATCCCAACCACTTTGTTCTCTTTGAAATACAGATGTGGGTTGGTCATACATAGTGAAAAAAATTGGATAAAACATTGAATAAATCCTCCAGGTAATCATATCTTATAACATCAATCTAAGCAGTGTTTTAACAAGTTCATGTAATGGAATAAATCAGTATCTTTCATGATGGGTGCTAATTTAGAATTGTGCAATATCAGCATTCAATGCGCCAAAGAACATCAACCATTCCCACTGACGGTCCATCCACCAGTCAGCATCCCAAAGGTATAATTATCAACTACGTCATCATGAATTAACTTTGTGTAATTACATTTCACCTGCCAGGCTCCATATGGTTCCCTTGACTCCAACCAAACAATAAGATAATTACATCCCAATTAAACAATTACATAATTAAATCTCAATTGAACAACTGCCTAATCGTATCAGTGCAGCAACATTGCAGTACACATGCTGTACATCCACTGCTGACATCATGGTGTCAAACGCACCAACTGTTAGATCCGTCAATGCATTAGACAAAAGCAACTTTATACCTTGTTTTAACATACACCcgttgtcctgatcttgtcctcATTCTGTTTGTGCACACATTTTTACACGGGTGTAGATAATTAAAAGACACGTTGTGAAAGTGTAaagtatcagaggaaggcccaaaaaattgtcaaagactccaggcacccaattcatagactgttctctctgctaccacatggcaagcggtaccggagcgccaagtctaggtccaaaagtctccttaacagcttctacccccaagccataagactgctgaacaattaatcaaatggccacctgaactatttacattgccccccctctccatctgtttttacactgctgctactcgctgtttattatctatacatagtcactttatcccttcctactgtacatgtacaaatgacctcgattaacctgtacccccgcacattgactcggtaccggtaccccctgtatatagcctcgttattgttattcttattgtgttactttttattatatatttttaactttagtctatttggtaaatcttttcttaactctatttcttgaactgcattgttggtttaagggctcgtaagtattgtatttggcacatgtgacaaataacatttgatttgattttaaactGGCAAGCTCAGCGCAAGATcaggacaagatcaggacaaaggacccaTGTAAGCGACAGGTATAAACAAGGCTAGAGAGATTAGAAGGAGCCAAGAAAGCAGTCTACAACTTTTGTCAGAGAAACACAAAGTGAATGTAGTACCTATAGCATGCATGTCGCATCAAAGTAGTCCGGAAATCATTTAGTCATTATCTCTATTCATTACCAATTAAATGTAAAAAAgtattaaaaaatgttttatcaaaGCCCGAATATGATTCCACCATGTTTTTATATGACATTACTGAGTCTGATGAGGAAGATGTGTAGGTTGTGACAGggggaagggagaaggagaggagagggtacctGCTGGGATGGGATGGGCTGGCTCTTTGGGGTAGGTATGAGGTCATTCAAATCAGAGACAAAATAAAAAACTTCCAAGTTGGGACAACACTGCCCCCCATTGGCCAACCATAGCATATTTCCCCCTATACTGACACTCTCCATGTgaggccaaatcaaatcaaatgtatttgtcacatacacgtgtttagcagatgttattgtgggtgtagtaaAATagggaccacagagagagaaattaCCTGTACCTGTTTGACCTCCCACTTGTCTCCTCGCTGCTTGGCCGGAGACTCCTGGAAGTTGATCGTACTGTGGGAGTAGAGTTGCCCTGGGATGAGAGAGGCCCTCTTTTCtgtggatgaagagagaggggacagggaggacaggaaaggATTCAAACTAGATCACTCAGAGGTGTTACAACTGTCAGGGTGTAACATTAAAACATCACAGTGGCCAGCCACTTGAACGGTCTCTGCCACTTCCTCATTGGCAGGCTAACAAACGCACTTCATTTTCTGAGAAGCACGAAAAAAATATCAAGGTCACCTGTTTTCTTAAACTATTGATTTTATTTAACAAACGGAGCTTTAATTAAATGTCACATTTGGCCCCTGCTGTGTGTTGGTCTCCTAAGCCTTGGTCCCAGTGATGAGGTAGGGAATTAGTGTGGTGTGTGGGGCTGTGAGGCGTGGTTCCCCCAGGCCCAGCGGTGATCAGCAAGGCCCAGCAGAGCTCCATCTGCTCTGGGTAACATCAGTGGAAGGCCCCTACCACGGAGAGCAGGGGGTGGTGGTCACAGATGAGTAACTGTGGCAAGGTTGAGAGAGTACTAGTCTGACACTACAGTACACAACCTCCTCTCTGTACTTCATCACCCCTCTCTGAGCAGTACCTGGGTCCCATTCCGGACATAGAATCCTCACTGGGTGACAGCAACAGGCCAGCTatggccccacacacacacacacacacacacaaacattcacattcacacacactacaGTCCCCAGCCAGCTGCTGTTTCTAATGCTCCATCTGTGTAAAGTTCTAAAGAAAAGGCTCTCTCAACATTCCCCATCACAATGACAAAGGGAGATGATATTAGAGGCTATACTATATTAAGTAATAATATTAATATTGTTATACAGGCAAATCGGAGCAAAATTACCAACTTTGGTAGCTGTGACACTAAATTGTTTTTCTAAGCGCAAGTAAGAGTAGGTTGTCATTTctatccaacacacacacactacctcgtGAGATGGTGGACACCTGCTCTATGGCAGGGAGTAGGCCAGTGGATGCCCTCCGGGTCTCCAGGGCTTGTTTCCACCAGCTGCCCAGCTTACAGTGGCCTAGCCTATCCTCTGGGGTGCTTCTGAAGCATGATGCATCCTCCTTGTGCGAGGCCTTCCCCCCTCCAGGTAACCTGTCCCTGGATGTCTCTAGGGCCGAGGAGGGGCTGAGCTGGGGGGTGCAGCTGGGGCTAGTCCTAGGGGACAAAGACACTCCAGGAACATGTAGCTGTCTGGAGCGTGTGGACCTCCGCAGGGGGATGAGCAGAGAGGAGTCCTGGAGAGAAAAGGGCCTGATGTACCTCCCGGAAGCCCCACTGTCTTGCTCCCCCACCAGGGTagagcctctctctgtctctgggccACTGGACCCTGTGTCTCCCAGCTCCTCCAGGAAGCAGAAGGTCTGGTGAAGATCAGAGAGCAGATCCTGGGTGGTCTCAGTGAGGGCACAGGAGGTCAGGATCTCCGGTTGGTCCACTGCATCCTGGGAGTCCCGGCGGAAACATTCCACTGAATCCTCAAGCGGCGGAGGGTCGAATGCCCTCTGAACAAACACAGATATACAGAAACCCAGTTGAGTTGGCAAATACTGTAGGTTGTCTGcatagtgtgtacagtatgtatgtaatTGGACAGTAGAGAGGTCTGTCACCTGTAAGGGCTCCAGCTCCAGGAAGCAGTGAGATGAGGCAGCAACAGCCGCAGAGAAGGTGGAGGTCTGGGGGAGGATGTTCCCTGATTTGTCCCCTCCAGGCATGATGCTCCACACGTCACTCACACTTGGTGCATGCATGATTTTGTCAGTAACCTCCTTGTAGTAGTCCATTTTCTCTGGATTAACATGAACAAAAGCAGTTAGTTAAAGGGCCAATTATTACATTATTTCTCAGTCAaatcatacagtagatatagtgaAAACACAGCCACAACACTGAGATTGTATTAACAGTTGAAACACACCACAGTCAGGTGTCAGGAAGTTGTGACTCTCCACTTGGATCTCAGGTACAGAGGGCACTGATTGGTTGTCCTCATTACTGTAGAACTGAGGATGGAGGTTCAGTCTGCTCAGACTATGCCTGACAAACAAATGATCACATAAAGAACATGTCCTTTATCTTATTGTACTGCATAACACAATGCTGGCCACAGCAAAGAGTGGAATTATGGTCTGTTAATGAAATTATAAAGTAAACATTGAGGATTGAGAAGGGTCACCTTCTGTCGAACGTTACATCTACAGGAGGAACTGCCTCCTCTTCCACATTGAAGACGTCGTCTCCTGGTATATCACAGGTCATTATGTCCTCCACTCCCCCTAAAGTAAACAGAAAACACTTTCAACAACAGATGACCAGAACATGGATTTCCGTTGGGTTAATACTCAAGAACATGACTTCAAAAGGAGCCGACAACTTAAATGTTGAGTATAAAACACCTCTAGTCTGTGCATCTGAACTCACACTCAGTGGAGAACACCAGCTCCTCCACCTCCGTGCTGTCTTTACTGAGGCTGTTGAAGGAGACAGGGTCTGTGGCACCCTCTAGTGTCAGAGTCCGGTCAGGGTAGTCTGGGAGGAGTATGTCTGCTGGGGGGGAAGGGCTGTCGCCATGACTGTTCTGGTACCGTCCTCTATCACTGAGCAGGGATGAGATCCGCTGCAGCATTACTGTGCTCCCATTACTGTGCTCCCATCCCACATATGGGATGCCCGGTCTCAGGCAGGGCAGTGAGGGGGAAGATGTGAAAGAGAACATAGATTCAGAGCTCTCCTTGGACAgggattgagaggagaggtgtgccGGGGTCCAGGGTTTCTCCTGCATTGAGACAACGAAATTCATTATTTTCATATTCATCATTGCCAAAGTATTATTCCTCAGCACACTCACTCTCAGACAGAGCCACAGTAGTAAAGTACCGCAGCTATAAGAGGCAGGTCATGATCAGGTGGCTCTGTGTCTCCCTGCTCTCCCAGCCTGTCAGTCATCATACCCGCTGGGGAGGGTCTAGGGAGGTGGTACCTAAGGGCCTGGATGGTCAGACTCAGGTTCCGAcagctccctctcctctcttggtGCTCCCCTGGCCATGTCACCTCCTCACTGGGCCAGGGAAAAACAGATTATACCAAAAACACACTTACGTTgggtatttttgtaaacaacattttagtcattttgtATTGAATAATGTACCTTGCTGTTGGCTGGGGTTGTCTCAGTTCAACCATAGATTCCCTGAGGAGTCTGATGAAATCCTCTGAAGAGAGCGTGTTGATGTTCTGAGACTGATACAGCAGAGCAGATAACGGATGAATGGGACCCCCTGCAATTCACAACACTTCACTGACTTTCAGAATACTTGATAGTGGTGATATTTCTCAAATCAGTATGCGTCACAATCAGTGATCCATACCTGGCTCTTTCACTGCCATAGAGATCCCTGTGGTCCTCCTACGCTGAGGAAGCCCCTCTACTCCACACTGACCCTCAGCCTCTTCCGACTGAGTAGTACAATGGCCCACATCCTAATAAAGGTACCGTTGTTCAATAGAAAATGTGATTACTGACAACAACCTGCATGTACGTGCCTAAGTATTTACATGTATTTTATGATAGTGTTACaaagaggttcaccttccatatTGCTTCCATGCAGTCGGAAGCCGCCACACATAGGCCAAGCCTCTCACATCCATGGAGGAAGTACCTGACCATGTCATTACTTCCTGTGTGACCTTTCTTCAGGAGGGCCCAGGCGTCTGAGACATGGCTTAGGGGCAGAGAAAACAAGATGCAATATGAAAACCGTGAGCCATACAGAGCCAGAATACatggtatatatacagtagtCCATTTGATATAGCACATGCTAGTGTATTTAACCCAACCTGTTCTGTAGGAGTATGTCCACACAGAGCTTAAGGTCGTGGGGGGTGTCTGTGGCTAGTCTGGTCCAGTAGATGTACTTCAGCGCCAAGCGGAGCTGCTTTCTCCTCAGCAGGCTGTGGATGATGCAGCGGTGCTGCCAGGAGAACCAGGGTGGTTCAGACCTGGGGCTAAGCAGCAGCTCCATGGAGCCCTACACAGAGGCAATGACAGCCATGGGAAAATCTGTTGGCTCTGTTGAGCCCTGCTAAATCCAGGAAGACATACACATCGATAGACTAAACGTTATAGTGAGAGCAAAGGTACCGATAAGTGTCCATGGTCGAGGAGCCAGAAGGCCCGGATCTGCTGGGAGAAGCTGGGAGGGATGATGAAGGCGTGGCAAAAGGACTGCAGGAGGTCATCTTTGCACTGCAGGAAATATGCCATGTCCAGGATGAAGTACATGAGCTGTGCAGAGGCTATGTTAAGTGTAGTGTACATAATCAAGAATACTGTATATTCAGTTCAGTTCACATGACAGTCATATTAACACAGTCATATCTTTGAGGACACTTTATGGATTCTCCATGTTCGGATACAATGGCCTGAACAGACATGTGTTTGATGCAAGGCACCAGCACCAGCTTCAGAAGAGCCTGCAGGTTAGGGGGCGGATAGCCCTGGTCTGTGCAGTCCTCAGAAGTCCATATGGGCCCATGTTGTTTGTCCAACTGAGCCACCATACCCTGGATCAGTGAATTCCACCtttcccttccctcctcctcccatctaATCAAATAAAGAGAAAGAAGATGTGGAGAATAGATTTTTAAAAGATTGATTAGGGAGTAAAGGAAGAAAACAGAAATAGAGCAAGAGAGACCTATCAGTGATTTAAGAGTTACCCAAAAGTGTGGAGGGAAGCCCTGCGGTGGTTctgatccatctctctccacatctGAGAGATCCGCTTCATTTCTTGAGCCTCtgcgaggaggagaggaaaagtcAGTGTACCTATAAATACTagtccagggatcatcaactagattcagacgCGGGCCGATTTTTTTGGAGCGGATGGAGGCTGGAAcaaaattacaaataatttgtagactgcaaattgaccacaagaagccaaaacagatatgtttgactaaaacaaacCATTTCAAACCTTACTTACATTTGTATACTATCACGCttctctctattatgcatgggaatacttgggaatagATTTATTTTtcaaaatcacttggagctgatttcctggtgtttttacagtcttatgcccaaaaatgtaaataaataataaataattgtctttaaaaaaatgttgctTAGAAAActtgggggccaaataaaacaaTCCGCGGGACAAATTTGGCCCgcaggccgccagttggggaaccctgtacTGGACTAACCCTAACACCACAATAATACTACAACATACAACACGTGTTACACTGTATTTATAAGAATAGTTACACAGTAGTAACAACTCTGTGATGCAAAGAGTGACCGGTTTGTACAGTTTGACTGTTTGTCCTTCTATAACGTCAACGTATGCATCCTTACCAGGGTACTTGGGCAGGAGTCCAGTGATGCCCCACCACTGTACAAGCCGACCCAGCCAGATGTGTTGCTTCAGAGCTCTGTGTTCCCGATTCCAGTAGTCCTGCCTCACAGCTGAGGATCCACACCCGGCCCTGCAGACCACACACGGGATCCCCAATCCTACATACAGATGGAGGACAGACAGCCACCATTCAATCATGATCAGAAAACAGCTCTCTTGATAGAAACTACAATTCCAATCCTGTTTTGACCTATATTGTTACAACCATACCAAATGCTAGCACTAGGTGTCTAGGTAAGATCATTGTGTTAAACAAACTAGCCAGTTGATATCATTCATGCAACAATCTGATCATTGTGAGAGGGGTGCCATTGTTGGAATAGTACTGTACCATGCCAGAAGTGTGTCAGGCCGCTCTGCCTCCTCCCCCACTGGGCCAGGGTAAGCAGGTTCCTCAGCCGCTGCAGCAGCAGGTGCACCCTGGTGAAGCAGCTGTGGTCCAGGAACATCCACAGGCCCTGGCAACGGCTGAAGCCTAGAAACAGGGgaagggtgggggagagggggacccAGAGAGAGGCGACAGTGGAAGACCTTTGTAATAAAGCTGTGGAAAGAGCTGGGATCGATAGCCTTTGGCTCTGTTTGGGATAGCTGGTGCTGTGGTGCATCTCTCCTTACAAAGGGTGAGTAACTCCTTCTTTGAAACTTCAGCCGTCCTCTGGACCCAGCTGCTGAAAGTAGCAAGGCTGTCCTCCACATCAGCATTTCCCACTGAGAGACAAACAAATTAATGGAATGAGACAAATTCAAGCAGTTACATAATGGGTCATAATCAAAAGCAGCATGAACTGAGAAGACACGTTATTAATGATGATCACATATTATAATCATTGAATCATTACAGTATGTTAAAGTATCCAACCATTCTTAGACACAGTAAGTGGCTGTAAGTACTGTATGCTGCATGTGATTTTAATCTTGCCAGTCCAGTGATCTGACCTTCAGCTGAAAGGCTACATATCCAGCGCAGGATGGCCTTCACGTTGTTGCCAGCTAAGTCCTGTGTCCACTGGTCCTCCGTGTCCATCATAGTCCTGCTGTTGCACCCTCTCACACCCTGAGGATGTTAACAGTGAATGTaccaaacacatacagtacatttggaaagtatttagaccctttgactttttccacattttgtgacgttacagcctttttctaaaatgaattaaatagtttcccccccctcatcaatctacacataatacctcataatgacaaagcaaaaacaggtctaaaaaatgttttgcaaaaaaaattacaaatacaaatgaaatatcacatttacataaacatTCAGACCTTTaacacagtactttgttgaagcatctttggcagcgattacagcctcaagtcttcttgggtatgacgctacaagcttggcacacctgtatttggggagtttctcccattcttctctgcagatcctctcaagctctgtcaggttggatggggagcatcgctgcacagctattttcaggtctctccagagatgttcaatcagttcaagtccgagctctggctgggccattcgaggacattcagagacttgtcccgaagccactcatgcattgtcttggctgtgtgcttagggtcgttgccctgttggaaggtgaacatttgccccaatctgaagtcctgagtgctttggagcaggtatcatcaaggatctctctccactttgctctgttcatctttccctcgatcctgactagtctcccagtccctgctgctgaaaaacatccccacagcatgatgctgtcaccaccatgcttcaccgtagggatggtgacaggtttcctccaggcgtgacgctaggcattcaggccaaagagttcaatcttggtttcatcagaccagagaatctggtccattaggtgccttttagcaaactccaagcgtgctgtcatgtgccttttactgtggagtggcttctgtctggccactctaccataaatgcctgattggtggagtgctgcagagatgcttgtccttggtcacctccctgaccaaggcccttctccagcagttgttcagtttggctgggcggacggctctaggaagagtcttggtggttctaaacttcttccatttaagaatgatggtggctATTCATtcggcagaaatgttttggtaccccagatctgtgcttcgacacaatcctgtctcggagctctacggacaattccttcgacctcatggcttggtatttgctctgatatgcactgtcaactgtgggactttatataaactggttt
The sequence above is a segment of the Salvelinus fontinalis isolate EN_2023a chromosome 15, ASM2944872v1, whole genome shotgun sequence genome. Coding sequences within it:
- the LOC129812148 gene encoding uncharacterized protein LOC129812148; this translates as MTCDIPGDDVFNVEEEAVPPVDVTFDRRHSLSRLNLHPQFYSNEDNQSVPSVPEIQVESHNFLTPDCEKMDYYKEVTDKIMHAPSVSDVWSIMPGGDKSGNILPQTSTFSAAVAASSHCFLELEPLQRAFDPPPLEDSVECFRRDSQDAVDQPEILTSCALTETTQDLLSDLHQTFCFLEELGDTGSSGPETERGSTLVGEQDSGASGRYIRPFSLQDSSLLIPLRRSTRSRQLHVPGVSLSPRTSPSCTPQLSPSSALETSRDRLPGGGKASHKEDASCFRSTPEDRLGHCKLGSWWKQALETRRASTGLLPAIEQVSTISREKRASLIPGQLYSHSTINFQESPAKQRGDKWEVKQAEKEELMERRGSGKLPHQRVEQGVVSHRGARVKKGKRVKKA